One window of the Oncorhynchus mykiss isolate Arlee chromosome 5, USDA_OmykA_1.1, whole genome shotgun sequence genome contains the following:
- the fkbp8 gene encoding peptidyl-prolyl cis-trans isomerase FKBP8 isoform X2 codes for MTDKEGVTGAGDNPQMILTGKKSGKASLLDSGEDFEMLDDDEIDDDPPPLEDAGGGKNTKKEPAEDQDASPSSLIDEWMDILGNGQLRKKVLRAGNGPDSRPTKGQNVVIHLKTSLADGTLIEEQPELSFTLGDGDVIQALDLTVQLMEMGETALVQADAKYAYGALGSLAPEVLPSADLALEVQLLDATEAPDLELLSPQERVALAGQKRERGNVYYQRGDYAFAVNSYGFALQITESSSKVDISPEEEEELMDIKVKCLNNMAAAQLKLDHYEAALRSCVSVLAHQPDNIKALFRKGKVLALQGEYADAIRNLKMALKLEPSNKVVPHSLILVMKETRWTADSSFWWI; via the exons ATGACTGACAAAGAGGGGGTGACTGGTGCAGGTGATAACCCACAGATGATTCTAACAGGGAAGAAGTCAGGGAAAGCATCGCTGCTGGACAGTGGGGAAGACTTTGAGATGTTGGATGATGATGAAATTGATGATGACCCTCCTCCTTTGGAAGATGCTGGGGGTGGGAAGAATACTAAAAAAGAGCCTGCAGAGGACCAAGATGCCAGCCCTTCATCTCTAATAGATGAGTGGATGGATATACTAG GTAATGGCCAGCTAAGGAAGAAAGTTCTGCGGGCAGGGAATGGGCCAGACAGCAGGCCCACAAAAGGCCAGAATGTCGTGATTCACCTGAAGACTTCACTGGCTGATGGGACTCTTATAGAAGAGCAACCGGAGCTGTCTTTCACTCTGGGAGATGGTGACGTCATCCAG GCTCTGGATCTCACAGTGCAGCTCATGGAAATGGGGGAGACGGCCCTCGTCCAAGCCGACGCTAAATATGCATATGGTGCCCTGGGGAG CCTTGCCCCTGAGGTGCTTCCCAGTGCTGATCTGGCCCTGGAGGTACAGCTGCTGGATGCCACTGAGGCCCCCGACCTTGAGCTCCTCTCCCCCCAGGAGAGGGTTGCCCTTGCTGggcagaagagggagagggggaatgtCTACTACCAGAGAGGAGACTACGCCTTCGCTGTAAACTCTTATGGCTTTGCCCTGCAGATCACCGAGTCCAGCTCTAAAG TGGACATTAGcccggaggaagaggaggagctgaTGGACATTAAGGTGAAGTGTCTAAACAACATGGCAGCTGCCCAGCTCAAGTTGGATCACTACGAAGCAGCACTACGGTCCTGTGTTTCAGTGCTGGCCCACCAGCCAGACAACATCAAAGCCCTATTCCGCAAAGGCAAG GTATTGGCCTTGCAAGGAGAATATGCTGACGCTATAAGGAATTTGAAGATGGCCCTGAAGTTGGAACCAAGCAACAAG GTGGTGCCACATTCTCTAATATTGGTGATGAAGGAAACCAGGTGGACTGCAGACTCATCATTTTGGTGGATCTGA
- the fkbp8 gene encoding peptidyl-prolyl cis-trans isomerase FKBP8 isoform X1, with product MTDKEGVTGAGDNPQMILTGKKSGKASLLDSGEDFEMLDDDEIDDDPPPLEDAGGGKNTKKEPAEDQDASPSSLIDEWMDILGNGQLRKKVLRAGNGPDSRPTKGQNVVIHLKTSLADGTLIEEQPELSFTLGDGDVIQALDLTVQLMEMGETALVQADAKYAYGALGSLAPEVLPSADLALEVQLLDATEAPDLELLSPQERVALAGQKRERGNVYYQRGDYAFAVNSYGFALQITESSSKVDISPEEEEELMDIKVKCLNNMAAAQLKLDHYEAALRSCVSVLAHQPDNIKALFRKGKVLALQGEYADAIRNLKMALKLEPSNKTIHSELSKLVKKHSEQKDAEQAMYKKMLGNPGSGSMQKHQARSSWGVSWKWLFGATAVAIGGVALSVVIAARN from the exons ATGACTGACAAAGAGGGGGTGACTGGTGCAGGTGATAACCCACAGATGATTCTAACAGGGAAGAAGTCAGGGAAAGCATCGCTGCTGGACAGTGGGGAAGACTTTGAGATGTTGGATGATGATGAAATTGATGATGACCCTCCTCCTTTGGAAGATGCTGGGGGTGGGAAGAATACTAAAAAAGAGCCTGCAGAGGACCAAGATGCCAGCCCTTCATCTCTAATAGATGAGTGGATGGATATACTAG GTAATGGCCAGCTAAGGAAGAAAGTTCTGCGGGCAGGGAATGGGCCAGACAGCAGGCCCACAAAAGGCCAGAATGTCGTGATTCACCTGAAGACTTCACTGGCTGATGGGACTCTTATAGAAGAGCAACCGGAGCTGTCTTTCACTCTGGGAGATGGTGACGTCATCCAG GCTCTGGATCTCACAGTGCAGCTCATGGAAATGGGGGAGACGGCCCTCGTCCAAGCCGACGCTAAATATGCATATGGTGCCCTGGGGAG CCTTGCCCCTGAGGTGCTTCCCAGTGCTGATCTGGCCCTGGAGGTACAGCTGCTGGATGCCACTGAGGCCCCCGACCTTGAGCTCCTCTCCCCCCAGGAGAGGGTTGCCCTTGCTGggcagaagagggagagggggaatgtCTACTACCAGAGAGGAGACTACGCCTTCGCTGTAAACTCTTATGGCTTTGCCCTGCAGATCACCGAGTCCAGCTCTAAAG TGGACATTAGcccggaggaagaggaggagctgaTGGACATTAAGGTGAAGTGTCTAAACAACATGGCAGCTGCCCAGCTCAAGTTGGATCACTACGAAGCAGCACTACGGTCCTGTGTTTCAGTGCTGGCCCACCAGCCAGACAACATCAAAGCCCTATTCCGCAAAGGCAAG GTATTGGCCTTGCAAGGAGAATATGCTGACGCTATAAGGAATTTGAAGATGGCCCTGAAGTTGGAACCAAGCAACAAG ACCATCCACTCAGAACTCTCCAAGCTGGTGAAGAAGCACTCTGAGCAGAAAGATGCCGAGCAGGCCATGTACAAGAAGATGCTAGGCAACCCAGGCAGCGGTAGCATGCAGAAACACCAGGCCAGGTCATCATGG GGTGTCAGCTGGAAATGGCTGTTCGGTGCCACGGCTGTAGCCATCGGAGGTGTCGCCTTGTCAGTTGTCATAGCTGCCAGAAATTAG